Genomic window (Streptomyces liliiviolaceus):
TGCGCAGATCGCCGAGCGCGGTGATCGCCACGGTGATCGTGTCGCCGCGTACGACGTCCCCGCCGACCACGGCCGCGCCCGCGACCTGGCACTCGTCGCGCAGGCCGTCCATCAGCTCGGAGGGCCAGGTGGCGGGCAGTTCGGCCGGGACGACCAGGCCGAGCAGCAGTGCGGTCGGCACCGCGCCCATGGCGGCGATGTCCGCGAGGTTCTGCGCGGCGGCCTTGCGCCCGACGTCGTACGCCGTGGACCAGTCGCGCCGGAAGTGCCGCCCCTCCAGGAGGATGTCGGTGCTCGCCACGACCCTGCGGTCGGGGGCGGCCACCACGGCCGCGTCGTCACCCGGCCCGACGCGTACCGCCGGGGTGGTGGTGAGCCGGGAGGTGAGCTCCTTGATGAGCCCGAACTCCCCCAACTCGCCCACGGTTCCCTTCACCGAGTCTCACCTGTTCCCTTCGTGCCCATGAACCGGGTTGCCTTCTCTGCTTCTGTTGCCGCTCGGCCGCGCTTCTGTTCCCACGTCGGCCCGGCCGCGTCCCGCGTGCGTCCGGTCGCGGGCCGTCCCGTACCTCGGTACCGTCGAGTCAACCGTCAACCTGTGCCGTCCGTGCACCCTGGCGCGCAAGCCCCCGCCCCCGCGGGTCTCCCCGTGGCGTGCGGCGACGCGATACCGTGGCGTTCCTTTTCCCCACATGATCCTCGTGGCCGCCCTGGAGGTTCCGTGGTACAGGCGTACATCCTGATCCAGACGGAGGTCGGCAAAGCGTCGACCGTCGCCGAGACGATCAGCAAGATTCCGGGGGTGATCCAGGCCGAGGACGTGACCGGACCGTACGACGTGATCGTGCGGGCCCAAGCCGACACGGTCGACGAGCTCGGCCGCATGGTGGTCGCGCGAGTCCAGCAAGTGGACGGCATCACCCGCACCCTGACCTGCCCGGTCGTGCACCTGTAGCCCCCGTCTACGCTGGGCCGGTGGACTCCTTCCGTCACCGGCGTGCTTCCTTGGTCGGGCTGCCCGCCCTCGTTCTGCTGATCGCCGCCACAGGCTGCTCCTCAGCAGACGACAACGCCCCGGCCCCGGTTCCCAGTCCGGGTGCGAAGGCCGCCGAGCTGTGCCGGAACCTGGACAAGTCGCTCCCACAGAAGGTGGACGGCCTCGACCGGAAGGATCCCGAGCCCCGGTCGGCGCTGACCGCGGGCTGGGGAAGCCCGGCGATCATACTGCGCTGCGGGGTGTCGCGGCCCGCGAAGATGGTCGACCCCAAGGTGGCCGACGGGAGTGATCCCGACGCGATCGGGGGCGGCGTGAACGGGGTGGGGTGGCTGATGGAGGAACGGGACGGCGGGGTGACCCGCTTCACCTCCGCTCAGCGGAGCGTGTACGTCGAGGTGACGGTGCCGTCCGGGCGGGACACGTCCTCTGTTCTCGTCGATCTGGCCGGGGCCATCAAGAAGACGATCCCTTTGGGGATCGCGGACTGATGGCCACGGCCGGTTCGTGCTCCGCCGGTGCGTTGTCGGGTGCGGGTGCGTCGTGGCTGGTGCTGCGCAGTTCCCCGCGCCCCTAAAGGCAAGGGCCCGGCGCCGCCCGAAGAAGCGAAGCCGGTGGCCACGCCCCTCAGAACAAAGCGGCTCTACCGCAAGCCCGTCGAGCGGCGCAGGGCCGCCTGGATCAGGCGGTCCACCAGTTCCGGGTACGGGACCCCCGTCGCCTCCCACATCTTGGGGTACATGGAGATCGGCGTGAAGCCGGGCATCGTGTTGATCTCGTTGATCACGAACTCGCCGTCCTCCGTGAGGAAGAAGTCCGCGCGGACCAGGCCCTCGCAGGACGCGGCCTCGAAGGCCTCGACGGCCAGGCGCCGGATCTCGGCGGTCTGCTCGGGAGTCAGCGGGGCCGGCACGATGCCGGGCGTCGAGTCGATGTACTTCGCCTCGAAGTCGTAGTACGCGTGCGACTGCACCGGCGGGATCTCGGCCGGTACGGAGGCCCGGGGCCCGTCCTCGAACTCCAGGACCCCGCACTCGATCTCGCGGCCGCGCAGCAGCGCCTCCACGATGATCTTCGGGTCGTGGTGCTGGGCCGCCGCGATCGCCTCGTCGAGGCCGGACAGGTCCTCGACCTTGGTGATGCCGATCGACGAGCCCGCGCGCGCGGGCTTCACGAAGAGCGGCCAGCCGTGCTCCCCCGCGAAGTCGATGATCTTCTTCCGGGCCGCCGACTCGTCCTGCTCCCACTCGCGGGGCCGGATCACCACGTACGGGCCGACCGGCAGCCCGAAGGAGGTGAACACCCGCTTCATGTACTCCTTGTCCTGGCCGACGGCCGAGGCGAGCACACCCGAGCCGACGTACGGGACACCGGAGAGCTCCAGCAGCCCCTGAAGGGTGCCGTCCTCGCCGTACGGGCCGTGCAGCATCGGGAAGACGACGTCGACCTCGCCGAGCGCCTTGGGCACCGAACCCGGCTCGCTGTAGACCACTTCGCGGTTGGCGGGGTCCACGGGCAGGATCACGCCGCCCTCGCTCGACTCGGCGAGCGACTCGACGTCGGGCGTACGGCGTTCGGTGATCGTCATCCGTTCCGGGTCGTCGGCCGTGAGCACCCAGCGGCCTTCCCGGGTGATCCCGATCGGCAGGACGTCGTACTTGGTCCGGTCGACGGCCCGCAGGACGGCTCCGGCGGTGACCATGGAGATCCCGTGTTCGGAGCTGCGCCCGCCGAAGACGACGGCCACGCGCGGCTTGCGAGGCGGCTGCTCAGGGCTCTGGGGAAGGTTCTCGGTGCTCATATCGGGTTGAGAGTACCCGGTGGTAGGGCTCCGAGTCAGCGGCCGGTGGCGGGGTCGCTCAGTGCCGTTCCGGCTTGGCGGTGCGTGACATCAGTTCCTTGACGGCGACGACCGGCGGCTTGCCCTCGTGGACGATCTCGACGACGGTCTCCGTGATGGGCATGTCGACTCCGTGCCGGCGCGCCAAGTCCAGTACGGACTCACAGGACTTGACGCCCTCGGCGGTCTGCTTGGTGACCGCGATGGTCTCCTGGAGGGTCATGCCCTTGCCGAGGTTCGTACCGAAGGTGTGGTTGCGCGAGAGCGGCGAGGAACAGGTCGCCACGAGGTCGCCCAGACCCGCGAGTCCCGCGAACGTCAGCGGGTCGGCGCCCATCCTGAGCCCGAGCCGGGTCGTCTCCGCCAACCCCCGTGTGATGAGGGACCCCTTGGCGTTGTCGCCCAGGCCCATGCCGTCCGCGATGCCGACGGCGAGACCGATGACGTTCTTGACCGCGCCGCCGAGCTCGCAGCCCACCACGTCGGTGTTGGTGTAGGGCCGGAAGTACGGCGTGTGGCAGGCGGCCTGGAGCCGCTGGGCCACCCCTTCGTCGCGGCACGCGACCACGGCGGCGGCCGGCATCCGGGCGGCGATCTCCCGGGCCAGGTTGGGCCCGGTGACCACGGCGATCCGGTCGGCGC
Coding sequences:
- a CDS encoding Lrp/AsnC family transcriptional regulator; the encoded protein is MVQAYILIQTEVGKASTVAETISKIPGVIQAEDVTGPYDVIVRAQADTVDELGRMVVARVQQVDGITRTLTCPVVHL
- a CDS encoding DUF3515 domain-containing protein, with the translated sequence MDSFRHRRASLVGLPALVLLIAATGCSSADDNAPAPVPSPGAKAAELCRNLDKSLPQKVDGLDRKDPEPRSALTAGWGSPAIILRCGVSRPAKMVDPKVADGSDPDAIGGGVNGVGWLMEERDGGVTRFTSAQRSVYVEVTVPSGRDTSSVLVDLAGAIKKTIPLGIAD
- a CDS encoding D-alanine--D-alanine ligase family protein produces the protein MSTENLPQSPEQPPRKPRVAVVFGGRSSEHGISMVTAGAVLRAVDRTKYDVLPIGITREGRWVLTADDPERMTITERRTPDVESLAESSEGGVILPVDPANREVVYSEPGSVPKALGEVDVVFPMLHGPYGEDGTLQGLLELSGVPYVGSGVLASAVGQDKEYMKRVFTSFGLPVGPYVVIRPREWEQDESAARKKIIDFAGEHGWPLFVKPARAGSSIGITKVEDLSGLDEAIAAAQHHDPKIIVEALLRGREIECGVLEFEDGPRASVPAEIPPVQSHAYYDFEAKYIDSTPGIVPAPLTPEQTAEIRRLAVEAFEAASCEGLVRADFFLTEDGEFVINEINTMPGFTPISMYPKMWEATGVPYPELVDRLIQAALRRSTGLR
- a CDS encoding NAD(P)H-dependent glycerol-3-phosphate dehydrogenase codes for the protein MTTSGRPVKATVFGTGSWGTAFGMVLADAGCDVTLWGRRAALAEAVNSTRTNPDYLPGIELPENLRATTDAAEAARGADFTVLAVPSQTLRENLADWAPLLAPGTVLVSLMKGVELGSAMRMSEVIEDVAKVGADRIAVVTGPNLAREIAARMPAAAVVACRDEGVAQRLQAACHTPYFRPYTNTDVVGCELGGAVKNVIGLAVGIADGMGLGDNAKGSLITRGLAETTRLGLRMGADPLTFAGLAGLGDLVATCSSPLSRNHTFGTNLGKGMTLQETIAVTKQTAEGVKSCESVLDLARRHGVDMPITETVVEIVHEGKPPVVAVKELMSRTAKPERH